GCAGGTGCTTGGGCTTTAGATCCCGTTAAGATTTTGGGCACTCCACCGTTTGGGCGGGCCCTTTGAGGGGAACGGGGGCAATTGACAAGCAGAGGCAGTCAGTGAGAAGTTTCAGTGACGGGGGGAGAGAGAATGAGAGAAATTCTTTTGGGGAACGAGGCGATCGCCCGAGCGATTGTCGAGGCAGGGTGCGAGGTGGCGACTGCCTATCCTGGTACGCCGTCTTCGGAGATCCTGCCGGCGGTTGCGTTTTGGGCTGATCAGTTAAAGACGAACACGGCTGTCGAATGGGGCGCCAACGAGAAAGTCGCTTTTGAGGTGGCTGTCACAGCTGCCATGTCGGGCAAACGGTCCTGCGTCGTGATGAAGCAGGTCGGCCTGAACGTGGCGGCCGACCCGTTCATGAGCACGGCCCTGATGCCTCAGCGCGGCGGGTTCCTTCTTGTCGTGTCGGACGATCCGGGCCCGCACAGCTCTCAGACCGAGCAGGATTCCAGAATGTACGCATGGTTCGCCAAGATCCCGTGCTTTGATCCGTCGTCAGTCAGCGAGGCGATGGAGATGGCCAAAGACGGTTTCGACCTGTCCGAGCGGTTCGGCATCACGGTCATGCTTCGCCCCACGGGGAAGATCGACCATGCCAAGCAGGCTGTCGAGCTGAGCGATATGGTTGTTCCGCCGCGTCCCGACGCCAAGTTTCAAAAAGACGCCAAACGGTGGGTCTGCCTTCCCGCGCGGGTGGTGGAGAACCATCCGCGGGTCAACCGCGTGGTGGAGGAGGTCCGTCAAGCCTTTGGGACTGAATTTGGAAAGTACAACTACGAGGTGCCCTGCGGAAGCGGCAAGGCCAAGCTCGGCGTCATCGCCGGAGGTTCGGCGTTCGCCTTTCTGACCGACCTGCTCAAGGACTTGGGGCGCGACGACGTGGACATTCTTAAAATTGGCACGCCGGTTCCTCTGCCTTGGCAGCTCTGCGACGACTTTATCGCCCGGCACCCTCGAACGCTGGTGTTGGAACAGACCTACCCGGTAATTGAGCGGCAGCTTCTGGACCGCCGGAACGTGATGGGCCGCTGGAACGGGTACGTTCCCGGCGCGGGCGAACTGACGCCTGACGTTATCGAAGGCGTTTTGTTCCGGGCCCTCGGCGAGGAACAAACGGGGAAGGCGGACGAGCGTTTGGCTGAGGCCCGGCGGCTGATGGGCGTGGCCGACAGGCCGCCGACCTTGTGCCCCGGCTGTCCGCACCGGTCGAGCTTCTTCTCGATTCGTCACGCGCTGCCGAAGGCGATCAACCCGTCGGATATCGGCTGCTACACCTTGGGAGTCCGTCAGGCGGCGGTCGACACGGTCATCGACATGGGCGCAGCTGTGACCGCCGCTTCAGGTCACTATTTGGCTCAAAAAGTCAACGGAACTATTGACCGGCCGATTGTGGCGACGATCGGAGACTCGACGTTCTTCCACAGCGGCATTACTGGGCTCGTCAGCGCGGTATACAACCGGCATGCGTTCGTCCTGTGCATTCTGGACAACCGAATCACCGCTATGACCGGCGGACAGGCAAGCCCGAACACTGGCGAAAAGCTTCGCCAGGGAGACGTTGGCCTTCAGGTGGAGCTTGAGCCGCTGTGCCGAGGGTTGGGCGTGGGCTACGTGAAGACCCTCGACGCTTACGATACGGTAGGCAACGAGGAGCAGGTGCGTCAGGCGTGGAATTACGCGCTGGAGCACCAGGAGCCGACGGTTCTTGTGTTCAAGTACCCGTGCATTACCATGCTGAAGGTTCGGCCCGAACGGCGTCCTGTGACGGTAGACAAAGACACCTGCATTGGGTGTCGGATCTGCATCAATCAGTTCAACTGCCCCGGCTTGGCGTACAGCGCCGAGACGAAGAAAGTCTCTGTTGACGAGCGGTACTGCGTCAGCTGCGGCGTCTGCACCGCCGTATGTCCGCACGGAGCAATCCGCCGCCGTGATGAAGGGAGAGATGCCTGATGCAGTACGTCATCGTTGGGACTGGCGGACAGGGCGTCCTTTTTGCCAGCAAGGTCCTTGGATATCTGGCACTGAAGAACGGGCAGAAGGTGCTGGCCAGCGAAGTTCACGGCATGGCTCAGCGAGGCGGTAGCGTGGTCAGCCACTTTAAAGTGGGAGATTACAGCTCGCCGCTTGTGACGCCGGGGCACGCGGACGTCATTCTGGCGTTTGACCAGAACGAGGCGGCCCGGAGCCTTGAGTTCCTTCACAGCGACGGCACGGTGGTCGTCAACCTGCACGACACGAAGGCGTGGAATAACGCGCCTTTGGCTGGCTGGCTGGCCGACAATCAGATACGAGTCTGCGCCATGGAGGGCTACGAGATTCTCAAAAGACATATGGGCGGCCGTTTCCTGTTCATGAACGTGCTGATTCTTGGTGCCCTCGTCGCTTCAGGCGTCGCCGGCATCAGCTACGACGAAATGGAGGCGGCTGTCGGAGCCTTGGCGCCTGAAAAGTTTAAGGCCGACAACCTGAAGGTGCTGAAGCTGGGCTACGACGCGGTGATGAGCCGCAAGGAGTGAGAGCGTGAGCTATCAAATTCTGGCAATCAACCCGGGTTCAACCAGCACGAAGGTCGCGTGGTTCTGCGACGATAAACCGCTTTGGAGTGAGACGATCGCTCACGACGCCGCTGAAACGAGCAAGTATCCCAGAGCGGCGGACCAGTACGACTTTCGGCTGAAGGCCGTGAAAGACTGCGTCGCTTCCCACGGGAGCCATCTCGAAGACCTGTCGGCCGCAATCGGCCGGGGCGGCATTATCGACCCGCTTCCCGGCGGAACGTACCGGGTTGACGAGGCTCTTGTCGCTCGGCTACAGACCGGCAAGCCGTGGGACCACGCGTCCTGCCTCGGCGGCCGGATTGCCTACGGCCTAGCGGAGCCGCTGGGGAAGCCGGCGTACATCATTGACCCAGTTTCGGTTGACGAGCTGTGTCCCGAGGCTCGCCTTTCCGGCCTGCCTCAGACGCCGCGGGTATCCCTCGTCCACGCGCTGAACGTGAAGGCGACCGTCCGTCGGGCGGCTCATGATCTCGGGCTTGACTGGCAGAAGGCGAACTTCGTCGTCGCCCACTTGGGCGGCGGCGTGACGATTTGCGCTCACGCCAAAGGGCGCATCATCGATTTCGACAGCGGAAACGACGGGGGCCCGATGTCACCCGAACGGGCCGGTCGGCTGCCGGCGATTGAGATCGTCAAATTGTGCTTTGAAAGCGGGCTGTCCCAGAGCGCCCTGAAAAAGTATCTGGCCGGCGGAAGCGGAATTAAAGCGTGGCTCGGCACTCACGACGTTCGGGCTGTCCGTCAAATGGCGACAGACGGGGACGCTAAGGCGCAGCTGATCTTAGACGCGTTCGCGTATCAGGTCGCGTGTTCGATGGGTATGATGGCGGCCAGTTTGTCCGGAGACGTGGACGCCCTTCTGTTCACCGGCGGCATATCGCACGACTCTGAGCTTGTGGCCGCGATCGAGCGCCGGGTCGGCTGGATTGCCCCGTGTCTGATTTATCCCGGAGAGGACGAGATGGCTGCTCTCTGCGGCGGCGCCCTACGGGTCTTTCAGGGATTAGAAACGGCGCGGGACTATCGGTCCAGCGTGCTGAAACGGGAATCGAATTAAGGAGACCGAATCATGAGCTTTTCGCACCTTACTGATTTATATGCCCTGTCGAGCCGCGGCGGCGTGAGGCGGCTCGCGGCAGTATGTCCCTACGAGGCCGACGCGCTGGAAGCCATTGCTGAAGCTCACCGTCGGGGGCTTGTTGACGCCCGTCTGGTAGGTGACGAAGGCCGCATTCGCGGCAAGGCGGCGGAACTGGGGCTTGACCTTTCAGGATGCTCGTTTATTCCGGCTTCAGACGATTATCAAGCCGCCCAGTTGGCGGTCACGGCGGTTTCTTCCGGCGAGGCCGACTTGCTGATGAAGGGCATGATCAAGACGGCGTCGCTGCTCAAGGCCGTTCTCAACAAAGAATGGGGACTGCGGAGCGGAGCGCTGCTTTCCCACCTCGCCATCGTGGAGCCGGACGGCATCGGTCGGCCGATTGGAATCACCGACGGCGGGATGAACATCGCCCCGGATCTGGCGGCGAAAGAGGCCATCATCGCCAACGCTGTTGAGTGCTTTCACCAGTTGGGAGTCGCGTGTCCCAAGGTGGCGTGCTTGGCGGCGGTCGAGGTCGTTAACCCGGACATGCCGGCGACGGGAGACGCGGCGGCCCTGACGGCGATGAACCGGCGCGGGCAGATTTCAGGCTGCCTCGTCGACGGGCCGTTGGCGTTGGATAACGCGGTTGACGCCGCGGCGGCCAAGACGAAGGGGATTGATTCGCCAGTCGCCGGCCAGGCGGATATCCTGCTGGTTCCCTCGATTGAGCCGGGCAACATGGTGGGGAAGACCGTCATGTTCCTCGCTCGGAAGTCGTGCGCCGGCGTCATCTTGGGGGCAAAGGCCCCGGTTGTGATGACGAGCCGTTTTGACTCCATGGAGTCAAAACTCCTGTCAATTTCTTTAGGCGCGGCGATAGCCCGCCGGTAAGTGTGAGAGAAGGCATCGGCTGAGAGGGGAGAACCGGCAGTGTCAAAAACGGTAAAAGGCTGTCTGCTCGCTGGGTTGACTGGGATTTTGTGGGCTCTCAGCAGCCCAATATCAAAGTACCTCGGACGGCGGGGAACAGACATCCTGAATGTGACGCTGATTCGCGTCGTGCTCACGTCCGTTCTGCTGGCGGCGTGGTTTTTGCTGAAACGACGGGAACTGTTTCGGATAGATCTGAAACTTTTTGCCGTGTTGTTCCTCTTCGGCCCGTTTCTTGGGGTGGGGCTGTACTACGGTTTCGGCATGTCGGCAGTTTACTTGCCTGTGGCGACGGCTCTGGTGATTCACTACACCTTCCCGATGATGGTCACGGTAACGGCCGCGCTGCTGCTCAAGGAGCGGCCTACCCGAAGCGACGTGCACTCCGCGCTGCTCATCATCGTCGGCGTGGTGCTGTGCGCGTTCACTCCCCAATGGACGATCGACACGACAGTCTCACTTCCCGGTGTGCTGTGGGGATTCGCCGCCGTGGTCGGCATGGTGGGACAGACCCTGTTCAGCCGCTTGGTGGTGAGGCAGGGAAAAATCAGCTCGCTGACGCAGCTGTTTTACGTTCACATCTCGGCGGCGTTTTGGCTGGCGGTTTATCGTCTTTTCGTTGACTGTGCGCCGCTGTCGAAATTGACTGCAGTCGACTTGAGTTGCACGCTCGTTCAGGCTGTGTGTTCCAGCCTGATCGCCTACGCGGCGTATGGGTTTGCGATGATCTTTATTCCAGCCTCAACGGCCAGCATGATGGCGTCCGGGGAAATCGTCGGAGCTGTGGCTATCGCCGCCGTCGCCTTGGGCGAGTGGCCGACCGTGCCGCACCTGTTGGGCTGCGCGGCTGTGATGACAGCAATCTGCGTCTCGGCCGCCGGGCAGCGCAAGCGGGAGCGTTTTAGCGTCACGCCGTCCGACGTGGCCTGAACGGGGAAAATAATGTAAAATTAACCGGTATGACGAAATATTGTGGTATTTTGCGGCTTCTGGGCTTGGGAGGCCGACATAATCTGAAAGGGGACATGTGCAATTATGGAACAGATTCGGTCGTTGAGCGCACTTCTTGAGCACGCCAAAAAGATCACCGCAGAGAAGGGGCCGAAACGGATCAGCGTGGCGAAAGCCGACGATCCGGGGTTGCTGACGGCGCTTGAGCAGGCTCGGTCGTGCGGGATGGCGACGTTTGTGCTGACCGGCGACGAGGACAAGATCAAAGCGGCGGCCCAGCAGGCGAACGTCGACTTGGCGAGCTATCAGATCATCAACGTGACCAACGAGCCGGAAATGGGATTGGCTGCCGTCAAGGAAGTGTCCGGCGGCAAGGCGGATATTTACATGAAGGGGCAGATTCACACGAACCACTTCCTTCGCGGCATGCTCAACAAAGAGGTTGGGCTCCGCATGGGAAAGAACACCATCTCTCACTGCTACTTCCACCACATCGAGGGATTCGATCGGATCCTCTTCATCTCCGACGCAGCGTTCAACATGTACCCCGATCTGGCTCAGAAAGCCGACATCGTCAAGAACACGGTCAAGCTGGCCAAGGCGTTCGGCGTCCAGTGCCCGAAGGTGGCGTGCTTGGCGGCCGTCGAAGTGGTGAACCCCGACATGCCGGCCACGCTCGACGCAGCGGCTCTGGCGGCGATGGGAAACCGTGGGCAGATCCCCGGCTGCATCATCGACGGGCCGTTTGCCCTCGACAACGCGATCAACGAAGAGTCGGCCAAGACGAAGGGCATCACGTCGCCGGTGGCTGGCAAGGCTGATATTCTGCTCGTCCCGAACATCGAGGCGGGCAACATGATGGCCAAGGCAATCGTTTACTTCACCAAGAACGAGACCGCCGGGCTGATTTTGGGCGCAGCCGCCCCGATTATCCTGACGAGCCGCGCAGACTCGCCGCGGACGAAGCTCACCTCGATCGCCGCTGCCGTTACTCTGGCGGACAACAAGTAAATAGCAGGCTGTCTCCTCAGGGCAGAGGAGACAGCCTTTTTTGCGATCGCTTTCAGCTGACGTCCGAGCGGGCCGCGCCTGAAACAGGCGTGTCAATCCCGGCGGCTGGACAGACGGAGACGGCGGGCATAAACTAGTTCCGCAGGAGTTGATTTGCCGCCGCTGTCTAGGCGGCGCTCAAGGCGGTTGGTTCATGCCGATGACCGAGCAGAAGGGGGAACGTTCGTTCGATGAAAGTTCTAGCTATCAATCCTGGTTCGACCAGCACGAAAGTTGGATTGTTTGAGGACGGAAAACTGCTGTGGGATCACACGGACAGATTCGACAGCGACGTGATTGGAAAGTTCGCCACGATTGCCGACCAGAAAGACTTCCGCCGTGAGGGCATCGAAAAAATCATGGCCGACCACGGCGTGGCCCTGTCGGACGTGGACGCGTTTGTGGGGCGCGGCGGCCTGCTTCGTCCTATGCTCAGCGGGACGTACGACGTGAACGACGCCATGCTCGACGACCTGAAGTCGGACCGATACGGCCGTCACGCCGCGAACTTGGGCGGTCAGCTGGCTAAAGACCTGGCGGCTAAGGGCGGCTGCAACCGAGCCTACATCGTTGATCCCGTCGTGGTCGACGAGATGATGGACGTGGCGCGGATCACAGGGTTGCCCGACGTGCCGCGCCGCAGCGTGTTTCACGCGCTCAACCAGAAAGCTATCTGCCGCCGGGCTGCCGCCGACATGGGGAAGCGCTTTGACCAGTGCCGGATGATCGTCGCTCATATGGGCGGCGGCATCACCGTCGGCGCTCACGAGAACGGCCGGGTCATCGACGTGAGCAACGGCTTGGACGGCGAAGGGCCGTTCAGCCCTGAGCGCGCCGGCAGTCTGCCGTCAGGGCCGCTGATCGACCTTGCGATGAGCGGCCAGTACACCCGCGCCCAGCTCGCGAAGATGATTGCAGGCAAGGGCGGGCTGGTGGCCCATTTGGACACCAATGACCTCCGGGAAGTGGAACGGCGTATCGCTTCGGGGGACAAAAAGGCTCAAGCTGTCTACGAGGCCATGGCGTACAACGTGGCGAAGGAGATCGGCGCCAGAGCGGTCGCACTGAACGGGCAGGTTGACGCGGTCGTCCTGACCGGCGGTCTGGCTCACAGCGCCAAGTTCTGTGATCTGATCGTTTCGCGGGTCAGCTTCATCGCGCCGGTCAAAATTTATCCCGGCGAGGATGAACTGCAGGCTCTGGCCGACGGGGCGTTCCGCGTCCTGAAGGGCGAAGAGACGGCAAAGACGTACGGGGCGTAGGTCGGTGGCACAAAAGACGATCGAGACGGCCCTGAGCCCAAAGTGGATTCTGCGGCTGACCTGCCTGCCGTGGGCGTGGTTTGTGTGCCTGTCCGATTTTCTCCTGCCAGTTCGAAACGGCCTTCTGTTCGTCGTGCTGCCGATGATCGCCCTGCCGTGCTGGGCGTGCTGGGTAGGGCGTAAGGCCCGGCTGGGCCGGCAGGTCGTCGGGGCCATGGTCCTGTCGTGCGCCTTGTCGGTTCTTTTGACGTGGCTGACCCCTTTGGACTGGGGATACTACTTTAAGCCCCTGACGCCCGTTCAGGCCTCGGGGCTGTTCGCCG
This is a stretch of genomic DNA from Jonquetella anthropi DSM 22815. It encodes these proteins:
- a CDS encoding thiamine pyrophosphate-dependent enzyme, producing the protein MREILLGNEAIARAIVEAGCEVATAYPGTPSSEILPAVAFWADQLKTNTAVEWGANEKVAFEVAVTAAMSGKRSCVVMKQVGLNVAADPFMSTALMPQRGGFLLVVSDDPGPHSSQTEQDSRMYAWFAKIPCFDPSSVSEAMEMAKDGFDLSERFGITVMLRPTGKIDHAKQAVELSDMVVPPRPDAKFQKDAKRWVCLPARVVENHPRVNRVVEEVRQAFGTEFGKYNYEVPCGSGKAKLGVIAGGSAFAFLTDLLKDLGRDDVDILKIGTPVPLPWQLCDDFIARHPRTLVLEQTYPVIERQLLDRRNVMGRWNGYVPGAGELTPDVIEGVLFRALGEEQTGKADERLAEARRLMGVADRPPTLCPGCPHRSSFFSIRHALPKAINPSDIGCYTLGVRQAAVDTVIDMGAAVTAASGHYLAQKVNGTIDRPIVATIGDSTFFHSGITGLVSAVYNRHAFVLCILDNRITAMTGGQASPNTGEKLRQGDVGLQVELEPLCRGLGVGYVKTLDAYDTVGNEEQVRQAWNYALEHQEPTVLVFKYPCITMLKVRPERRPVTVDKDTCIGCRICINQFNCPGLAYSAETKKVSVDERYCVSCGVCTAVCPHGAIRRRDEGRDA
- a CDS encoding 2-oxoacid:acceptor oxidoreductase family protein, with the protein product MQYVIVGTGGQGVLFASKVLGYLALKNGQKVLASEVHGMAQRGGSVVSHFKVGDYSSPLVTPGHADVILAFDQNEAARSLEFLHSDGTVVVNLHDTKAWNNAPLAGWLADNQIRVCAMEGYEILKRHMGGRFLFMNVLILGALVASGVAGISYDEMEAAVGALAPEKFKADNLKVLKLGYDAVMSRKE
- the buk gene encoding butyrate kinase — protein: MSYQILAINPGSTSTKVAWFCDDKPLWSETIAHDAAETSKYPRAADQYDFRLKAVKDCVASHGSHLEDLSAAIGRGGIIDPLPGGTYRVDEALVARLQTGKPWDHASCLGGRIAYGLAEPLGKPAYIIDPVSVDELCPEARLSGLPQTPRVSLVHALNVKATVRRAAHDLGLDWQKANFVVAHLGGGVTICAHAKGRIIDFDSGNDGGPMSPERAGRLPAIEIVKLCFESGLSQSALKKYLAGGSGIKAWLGTHDVRAVRQMATDGDAKAQLILDAFAYQVACSMGMMAASLSGDVDALLFTGGISHDSELVAAIERRVGWIAPCLIYPGEDEMAALCGGALRVFQGLETARDYRSSVLKRESN
- a CDS encoding bifunctional enoyl-CoA hydratase/phosphate acetyltransferase; the encoded protein is MSFSHLTDLYALSSRGGVRRLAAVCPYEADALEAIAEAHRRGLVDARLVGDEGRIRGKAAELGLDLSGCSFIPASDDYQAAQLAVTAVSSGEADLLMKGMIKTASLLKAVLNKEWGLRSGALLSHLAIVEPDGIGRPIGITDGGMNIAPDLAAKEAIIANAVECFHQLGVACPKVACLAAVEVVNPDMPATGDAAALTAMNRRGQISGCLVDGPLALDNAVDAAAAKTKGIDSPVAGQADILLVPSIEPGNMVGKTVMFLARKSCAGVILGAKAPVVMTSRFDSMESKLLSISLGAAIARR
- a CDS encoding DMT family transporter, whose amino-acid sequence is MSKTVKGCLLAGLTGILWALSSPISKYLGRRGTDILNVTLIRVVLTSVLLAAWFLLKRRELFRIDLKLFAVLFLFGPFLGVGLYYGFGMSAVYLPVATALVIHYTFPMMVTVTAALLLKERPTRSDVHSALLIIVGVVLCAFTPQWTIDTTVSLPGVLWGFAAVVGMVGQTLFSRLVVRQGKISSLTQLFYVHISAAFWLAVYRLFVDCAPLSKLTAVDLSCTLVQAVCSSLIAYAAYGFAMIFIPASTASMMASGEIVGAVAIAAVALGEWPTVPHLLGCAAVMTAICVSAAGQRKRERFSVTPSDVA
- a CDS encoding bifunctional enoyl-CoA hydratase/phosphate acetyltransferase, coding for MEQIRSLSALLEHAKKITAEKGPKRISVAKADDPGLLTALEQARSCGMATFVLTGDEDKIKAAAQQANVDLASYQIINVTNEPEMGLAAVKEVSGGKADIYMKGQIHTNHFLRGMLNKEVGLRMGKNTISHCYFHHIEGFDRILFISDAAFNMYPDLAQKADIVKNTVKLAKAFGVQCPKVACLAAVEVVNPDMPATLDAAALAAMGNRGQIPGCIIDGPFALDNAINEESAKTKGITSPVAGKADILLVPNIEAGNMMAKAIVYFTKNETAGLILGAAAPIILTSRADSPRTKLTSIAAAVTLADNK
- the buk gene encoding butyrate kinase — encoded protein: MKVLAINPGSTSTKVGLFEDGKLLWDHTDRFDSDVIGKFATIADQKDFRREGIEKIMADHGVALSDVDAFVGRGGLLRPMLSGTYDVNDAMLDDLKSDRYGRHAANLGGQLAKDLAAKGGCNRAYIVDPVVVDEMMDVARITGLPDVPRRSVFHALNQKAICRRAAADMGKRFDQCRMIVAHMGGGITVGAHENGRVIDVSNGLDGEGPFSPERAGSLPSGPLIDLAMSGQYTRAQLAKMIAGKGGLVAHLDTNDLREVERRIASGDKKAQAVYEAMAYNVAKEIGARAVALNGQVDAVVLTGGLAHSAKFCDLIVSRVSFIAPVKIYPGEDELQALADGAFRVLKGEETAKTYGA